In Pseudodesulfovibrio sp. S3, a genomic segment contains:
- a CDS encoding DJ-1/PfpI family protein, with amino-acid sequence MAARKILLLVGDFVEDYEAMVPFQMLLMVGHTVHSVCPGKKAGETVATAVHDFEGHQTYSEKPGHNFLITTTFEEIKAEDYDALVIPGGRAPEYLRLNPAVIECVQHFAKANKPIAAICHGPQILTAADVIKGKKCTAYPAVKPDIDAAGATWCEVNATASNACADGNIVTAPAWPAHPEWMRAFLKVLGSTIEP; translated from the coding sequence ATGGCAGCAAGGAAAATTCTGCTTCTGGTCGGAGATTTCGTGGAAGACTACGAGGCCATGGTTCCCTTTCAGATGCTCCTGATGGTCGGCCATACGGTCCATTCGGTCTGTCCCGGTAAAAAAGCGGGCGAAACCGTGGCCACAGCCGTGCACGACTTCGAGGGGCATCAGACCTACTCGGAAAAACCCGGACATAATTTCCTGATCACCACCACCTTCGAGGAGATCAAGGCCGAGGATTACGACGCCCTGGTCATCCCCGGCGGCCGCGCCCCGGAATACCTTCGCCTCAACCCGGCGGTCATCGAGTGCGTGCAGCATTTCGCCAAGGCGAACAAGCCCATTGCGGCCATCTGCCACGGTCCGCAAATCCTGACCGCTGCCGATGTGATCAAGGGCAAGAAGTGCACCGCCTATCCTGCGGTCAAGCCGGATATCGATGCGGCCGGGGCCACCTGGTGCGAGGTCAATGCGACTGCTTCCAACGCCTGCGCTGACGGCAATATTGTCACTGCCCCGGCCTGGCCTGCCCATCCCGAGTGGATGCGTGCCTTTCTGAAAGTGCTCGGCTCCACCATCGAGCCATAG
- a CDS encoding 3D domain-containing protein, which produces MKVFFNYTLTPVLCAAIVIMAVVVVVKQQKIDDLTHRLQLVQKTSEARKNFVEEARLLQKAKNMSPVRTVTVTAYNPSTDQCDDDPLIAASMRKVRSGTIAVSRDLFDQGWVFGRKVRIEGYGIFEINDLMNKRFTQRIDIFMWDESQAREFGRKNIKAALLEI; this is translated from the coding sequence ATGAAAGTATTCTTCAACTACACTCTAACCCCGGTCCTGTGCGCGGCTATCGTGATCATGGCTGTGGTCGTAGTTGTCAAACAACAGAAGATAGACGACCTCACCCATCGGCTTCAGCTGGTGCAAAAGACTTCCGAGGCTCGCAAGAACTTCGTGGAAGAGGCCCGCCTTCTCCAGAAGGCCAAGAATATGTCACCCGTTCGCACGGTAACGGTGACAGCATATAATCCGTCCACTGACCAATGTGACGATGATCCGCTCATAGCCGCCTCCATGCGCAAGGTCCGATCCGGCACCATCGCCGTTTCCCGAGACCTCTTCGACCAGGGCTGGGTATTCGGCCGCAAGGTGCGCATCGAGGGGTACGGCATTTTCGAGATCAACGACCTCATGAACAAGCGCTTCACCCAGCGCATCGACATCTTCATGTGGGACGAATCCCAAGCCAGGGAATTCGGCAGGAAAAACATCAAGGCCGCCCTCCTCGAGATTTAG
- a CDS encoding exodeoxyribonuclease III: MIIYSWNVNGYRAVLKKDFRDWLDGCGADVVMLQETKVHPDQIDDEDREPDSYSNHYWNWSKKKKGYSGVACFANPEPLAVSTGLPDPLYRDEGRVLHLEYPDFHLFNIYFPNGQMSDERLDFKMGFYDCFLAHAEELRKSKPIVVGGDFNTAHTEIDLKNPKANSERSGFLPEERAWIDKFIAAGYVDTFRLFEEGPNHYSWWSYRFNARKNNAGWRIDYFFVSDELKDKVVRAWIEPDVLGSDHCPIGVEVDI, encoded by the coding sequence ATGATCATCTATTCGTGGAACGTCAACGGCTATCGGGCTGTGCTCAAGAAGGATTTTCGCGACTGGCTGGACGGTTGCGGCGCAGATGTGGTCATGCTCCAGGAAACCAAGGTGCATCCGGACCAGATCGATGACGAAGACCGTGAACCGGATTCGTATTCCAATCACTACTGGAACTGGTCCAAGAAAAAGAAGGGCTATTCCGGGGTGGCCTGCTTTGCCAACCCCGAGCCCCTGGCCGTGTCCACGGGGCTGCCGGATCCGCTCTATCGGGACGAGGGCCGGGTGCTCCATCTCGAATACCCGGATTTTCACCTATTCAACATCTATTTCCCCAACGGCCAGATGTCGGACGAGCGTCTGGATTTCAAGATGGGCTTCTACGACTGCTTCCTGGCCCATGCAGAGGAACTGCGCAAATCCAAGCCCATTGTGGTGGGCGGCGATTTCAACACGGCCCACACCGAAATCGATCTCAAGAATCCCAAGGCCAACAGTGAACGGTCCGGCTTCCTGCCCGAGGAACGGGCCTGGATCGACAAGTTCATTGCCGCCGGATACGTGGACACCTTCCGCCTGTTCGAAGAAGGCCCGAACCATTACTCCTGGTGGTCCTACCGCTTCAACGCCCGCAAGAACAACGCGGGGTGGCGCATCGACTATTTCTTCGTGTCCGATGAACTGAAGGACAAGGTGGTCAGGGCCTGGATTGAGCCTGATGTTCTTGGTTCGGACCACTGCCCCATCGGCGTTGAGGTCGATATATAG
- a CDS encoding NAD(P)/FAD-dependent oxidoreductase, producing METHDVIILGAGASGLWCAMVAAGQGLKVAVIDHGPKAARKVRVSGGGKCNFTNLHVTPANYICHNPHFVKSALARLSPWDVIGFLAEHGITYEEREHGQLFTDQGAGKVAGALLERCNRLGVDILLNREIRKVSGAGSFSVDTAGESLSCGKLVLALGGPSWPQVGATDLGFRLAKQFGLKLVTPHPGLVPLVFPKKQQPMCVEMAGNALPVTVETGGMRFTDPLLFTHKGISGPAILQVSSYWRENRPVVIDFLPGQSIHDVVEENRGSNAQLRNLLARILPKRLPGLILEQAMADTVVSQLSRQQMEILENRIHRFTVTPAGTEGYAKAEVCVGGVDTDQISSKTMECRNVPGLFVTGESLDVTGHLGGFNLHWAFASGAACGHGLA from the coding sequence ATGGAAACACATGACGTCATCATCCTCGGAGCCGGGGCCTCGGGCCTTTGGTGCGCCATGGTCGCAGCCGGACAGGGTCTCAAGGTCGCGGTGATAGACCACGGCCCCAAGGCGGCGCGCAAGGTGCGCGTGTCCGGCGGGGGCAAGTGCAACTTTACCAACCTGCACGTCACGCCCGCCAACTATATCTGCCACAATCCCCATTTCGTGAAATCCGCGCTGGCTCGCCTCTCTCCATGGGACGTGATCGGTTTCCTGGCCGAACACGGCATCACGTATGAAGAGCGCGAACACGGTCAGCTCTTCACCGACCAGGGTGCGGGCAAGGTGGCGGGAGCGTTGCTTGAACGATGCAACAGATTGGGCGTGGACATACTCTTGAACCGCGAAATCAGGAAGGTCTCGGGAGCAGGGTCCTTCAGCGTGGACACGGCTGGAGAAAGCCTGAGCTGCGGAAAGCTGGTCCTGGCCCTTGGTGGCCCGTCCTGGCCCCAGGTGGGGGCAACGGACCTCGGCTTCAGGCTGGCAAAACAGTTCGGGCTGAAGCTCGTCACACCGCATCCGGGACTGGTCCCGCTGGTGTTCCCCAAAAAACAGCAGCCCATGTGCGTGGAAATGGCGGGCAATGCCCTGCCCGTCACCGTGGAGACCGGCGGCATGCGCTTCACCGACCCCCTGCTCTTCACCCACAAGGGCATTTCCGGCCCGGCCATCCTGCAGGTATCCTCCTATTGGCGGGAGAACCGCCCCGTGGTCATCGACTTTCTGCCGGGCCAGTCAATCCATGATGTCGTGGAGGAAAACAGAGGGTCCAATGCGCAGTTGCGCAACCTGCTGGCCCGCATCCTGCCCAAACGGCTGCCCGGCCTGATCCTTGAACAGGCCATGGCCGACACCGTGGTCAGCCAACTATCCAGACAGCAGATGGAAATCCTGGAAAACCGCATCCACCGGTTCACCGTCACCCCTGCCGGGACCGAAGGCTACGCCAAGGCCGAGGTCTGCGTAGGCGGCGTGGACACGGATCAGATCTCCTCCAAGACCATGGAGTGCAGGAATGTACCAGGCCTGTTCGTCACCGGCGAGTCCCTGGATGTCACCGGCCACCTCGGAGGCTTCAATCTCCATTGGGCCTTCGCCTCCGGCGCGGCCTGTGGTCACGGCCTAGCATAA